A window from Leifsonia shinshuensis encodes these proteins:
- a CDS encoding diguanylate cyclase domain-containing protein — translation MKEPIRTPGRIQSFGMLFVVDVATYEIVTASENAAEWLGRSVSELGSPTLEWSVTAQTHGDPIRIDLQGAPYDAITHRLGEQVLIELEPTDAPDVPNSSVVAAIRSLGLLADADALRQAAADEVKRISGFDRVMVYRFFEDGHGEVAGEASEPDMESYRGLHFPASDIPQQARSLYLTKLSRQIVSTEDAGTPLVSVAESAPLDLSSAELRAVSPHHLQFMRNMGQASTVSFSLIQDDRLVGMITCAHRTQRRMPILLRRALEVLAAQLTLQLGALESIGRLRRDLTIREQRAAVLAGVPSSDDPLLTLVESGEELRRLVGADGAILALDGVSRSIGDVPLIDRSLLLAATGTESLSTNELERSHPGLAALMPGFAGLMVVPVGAHGVLLFFRHEVTRVIRWLGDQTAANRETALSPRRSFSEWRQSVEGSALPWGSVAEEARELGRDLARALDRRREAQLAQLAMIDHLTGLHNRRSFEHELEKAVSAGEGGVLLFLDLDGFKSINDRHGHETGDAVLRTIARRLTRDSRSSDVISRLAGDEFVVLSGGTGHEDGEAFAARLVRDIADPIDTARGPMTVTASCGVITIEPGKTAKQLVDAADAAMYRAKNSGRNRVSL, via the coding sequence GTGAAAGAGCCGATCCGGACGCCGGGCCGCATCCAATCGTTCGGGATGCTGTTCGTGGTCGATGTGGCCACCTACGAGATCGTCACCGCGAGCGAGAACGCCGCCGAATGGCTGGGCCGCTCCGTCTCCGAGCTGGGCAGCCCGACGCTCGAGTGGAGCGTGACCGCGCAGACGCACGGGGACCCGATCCGGATCGACCTGCAGGGCGCGCCGTATGACGCGATCACGCACCGCCTCGGTGAGCAGGTGCTGATCGAGCTGGAGCCCACCGACGCACCCGACGTGCCGAACTCGTCCGTCGTCGCCGCGATCCGGTCGCTCGGCCTGCTGGCGGATGCGGACGCACTGCGCCAGGCGGCCGCCGACGAGGTGAAGCGCATCAGCGGCTTCGACCGTGTGATGGTGTACCGCTTCTTCGAGGACGGCCACGGCGAGGTCGCGGGGGAGGCGTCCGAACCCGACATGGAGTCGTACCGCGGCCTGCACTTCCCGGCGTCGGACATCCCGCAGCAGGCGCGCTCGCTCTACCTCACCAAGCTCTCGCGCCAGATCGTCAGCACGGAGGACGCGGGCACGCCGCTCGTCTCGGTGGCCGAGTCCGCACCGCTCGATCTCAGCAGTGCCGAGCTGCGCGCCGTGTCGCCCCACCACCTGCAGTTCATGCGCAACATGGGCCAGGCGTCGACCGTCTCCTTCTCGCTCATCCAGGACGACCGCCTGGTCGGCATGATCACATGCGCGCATCGCACCCAGCGCCGGATGCCGATCCTGCTCCGCCGTGCGCTGGAGGTGCTGGCGGCGCAGCTGACCCTGCAGCTCGGCGCGCTCGAGTCGATCGGGCGGCTGCGCCGCGACCTGACCATCCGGGAGCAGCGGGCGGCGGTACTCGCCGGCGTCCCGTCCTCCGACGACCCGCTGCTGACGCTCGTCGAGAGCGGCGAGGAGCTCCGCCGGCTGGTCGGCGCCGACGGCGCGATCCTCGCGCTGGACGGCGTCAGCCGCAGCATCGGCGACGTGCCGCTGATCGACCGCAGCCTGCTCCTTGCGGCCACGGGCACCGAGTCGCTGAGCACGAACGAACTGGAGCGCTCGCACCCCGGACTCGCGGCGCTGATGCCGGGGTTCGCCGGGCTGATGGTCGTGCCGGTGGGCGCCCACGGCGTCCTGCTGTTCTTCCGCCACGAAGTGACCCGCGTGATCCGCTGGCTGGGCGACCAGACCGCCGCCAACCGCGAGACCGCCCTGTCTCCGCGACGCTCGTTCTCCGAGTGGCGCCAGAGCGTCGAGGGCAGCGCGCTGCCCTGGGGCTCCGTCGCCGAGGAGGCCCGCGAGCTGGGCCGCGACCTGGCGCGTGCGCTCGACCGCCGCCGGGAGGCGCAGCTCGCCCAGCTCGCGATGATCGACCACCTGACCGGGCTGCACAACCGCCGGTCGTTCGAGCACGAGCTCGAGAAGGCCGTCTCGGCGGGGGAGGGCGGCGTGCTGCTGTTCCTCGACCTCGACGGGTTCAAGTCGATCAACGACCGGCACGGGCACGAGACGGGGGATGCGGTGCTCCGCACGATCGCCCGGCGCCTCACCCGGGACAGCCGCTCGTCCGACGTCATCTCGCGTCTTGCCGGCGACGAGTTCGTCGTGCTGAGCGGCGGCACCGGCCACGAGGACGGGGAGGCGTTCGCCGCCCGCCTGGTGCGCGACATCGCCGACCCGATCGACACGGCCCGCGGCCCGATGACGGTCACCGCGTCGTGCGGCGTCATCACGATCGAGCCGGGGAAGACGGCGAAGCAGCTCGTGGATGCGGCGGATGCGGCCATGTACCGCGCGAAGAACTCCGGCCGCAACCGCGTCTCCCTCTGA